A window of Nodularia sp. LEGE 06071 contains these coding sequences:
- a CDS encoding class I SAM-dependent methyltransferase has protein sequence MQKPKSIKISKATRYQNAAIDYYMGLTGSSYLHYGYWEAIPTIGEELTLTDLREAQEAYAAKLFSFIPEGIQTVLDVGCGIGGNAKSLWERGLSVEGLAPDAIQKEKFIQNTNGKIPFYLTTFEDFQTSHSYDLVLFSESSQYMAVEDLAEGAARLLNNGSYLLIADMMRLDAEYKEGIFSNCHIAHELQAALEKTGFKLIKSEDISQSIAPTIDLCLSNFRTFGLTTFKYIADVVKIAVPPVHTIGSWAFKRWLDQPITEGLAARQIFDSHLCYQIQLWQL, from the coding sequence ATGCAAAAACCAAAGTCAATTAAGATTTCCAAAGCCACACGCTACCAAAATGCAGCCATAGATTACTATATGGGACTCACAGGTTCTTCCTATCTACATTACGGTTATTGGGAAGCAATCCCAACTATTGGAGAAGAATTGACTTTAACTGACCTGCGTGAGGCGCAAGAAGCCTATGCAGCGAAACTTTTTAGTTTCATCCCCGAAGGAATTCAAACCGTACTGGATGTAGGCTGTGGTATTGGTGGTAATGCCAAATCTCTTTGGGAACGTGGTCTGAGTGTTGAAGGACTAGCACCCGATGCAATCCAAAAAGAGAAATTTATTCAAAATACTAACGGTAAAATACCTTTCTACTTAACGACATTTGAAGATTTTCAGACTTCACATTCCTATGATTTAGTTCTCTTCAGTGAAAGTAGCCAATATATGGCGGTGGAAGATTTAGCTGAAGGTGCAGCGCGTTTACTTAATAATGGTAGTTACTTACTCATAGCAGATATGATGCGCCTTGATGCCGAATACAAAGAGGGCATTTTTTCTAATTGTCATATTGCTCATGAACTTCAAGCAGCTTTAGAGAAGACAGGATTTAAATTAATCAAATCCGAAGATATTTCTCAATCTATTGCACCAACAATTGATTTGTGTCTGAGTAATTTTCGGACATTTGGACTGACCACATTTAAATATATTGCTGATGTTGTCAAGATAGCAGTTCCACCTGTACATACAATAGGAAGTTGGGCTTTTAAACGTTGGCTGGATCAACCAATTACTGAGGGTCTAGCTGCACGACAGATTTTTGACAGTCATCTTTGTTATCAAATTCAACTCTGGCAGTTATAA